A stretch of Clostridia bacterium DNA encodes these proteins:
- a CDS encoding ATP-binding cassette domain-containing protein has protein sequence MISTNNISLRYGGRKLFEDVNIKFTHGNCYGLIGPNGVGKSTFLKILSGEIEASTGVVNITAGERLAVLKQDHYEFDEHVVLETVIMGHVRLFEIMKEKDAIYTKTDFSEEDGIKAAELEAEFDELNGWEAEPEAASLLTGLGIEECLHQKLMKELNGDEKVKVLLAQALFGKPQILLLDEPTNHLDEEAISWLENFLLDFENTVIVVSHDRYFLNKVCTHIADLDFGKIKIHVGNYDFWYHSSQLSLQIQRDENKKAEEKRKALQDFIDRFSANASKSKQATSRKKLLEKITMEDIEPSSRKYPYIKFKPEREAGNELLTVEGLTKTIDGNTLLDNISFVIDKGDKVALVGSNEQAKTALFKILMGELVQDSGEFKWGVTTSQAYFPKDNTAFFNKVELNLIDWLRQFSAEKAENFIRGYLGSMLFSGEESLKKANVLSGGERVRCMLSKMMLSNANFLLLDEPTNHLDLESITSLNDGLINFTGTIIFSSHDHEFVQTIANRIIEITSDGIIDKKMTYDEYLEYQSTSVVKM, from the coding sequence TTGATTAGTACAAATAATATTAGCTTAAGATACGGCGGACGTAAATTGTTTGAAGATGTAAACATAAAATTTACGCACGGAAACTGTTATGGCTTAATCGGACCCAATGGAGTAGGAAAATCCACATTTTTGAAAATACTTTCCGGAGAAATTGAAGCAAGCACAGGTGTGGTCAACATAACTGCTGGCGAAAGACTTGCAGTCTTAAAGCAGGATCACTATGAATTTGATGAGCACGTAGTTTTGGAAACAGTCATAATGGGACACGTAAGGCTTTTTGAAATTATGAAGGAAAAAGATGCTATTTATACAAAAACAGATTTTTCGGAAGAAGATGGCATTAAAGCAGCAGAATTAGAAGCTGAATTCGACGAACTAAACGGTTGGGAAGCAGAACCTGAAGCTGCTTCACTTCTAACCGGGTTAGGTATAGAGGAATGCTTGCATCAAAAGCTCATGAAAGAATTAAATGGGGATGAAAAGGTTAAGGTTTTACTGGCTCAGGCCCTATTTGGCAAACCACAAATCTTACTTTTAGATGAGCCAACCAACCATCTAGACGAGGAGGCTATTTCTTGGCTAGAAAACTTTCTACTGGATTTTGAAAATACGGTAATCGTTGTTTCACACGATAGGTATTTTCTCAATAAGGTATGTACACATATCGCAGACCTGGATTTCGGTAAAATTAAAATACATGTTGGCAACTATGATTTTTGGTATCATTCAAGTCAGTTATCGCTCCAAATTCAGCGTGATGAAAACAAGAAAGCTGAAGAGAAGAGAAAAGCCCTGCAGGATTTCATAGACCGTTTCAGCGCCAATGCTTCCAAATCAAAGCAAGCTACCTCCCGTAAAAAACTACTGGAGAAGATAACCATGGAAGACATCGAGCCTTCCTCAAGAAAGTATCCCTATATAAAATTTAAGCCTGAGAGGGAAGCCGGCAATGAACTTTTAACCGTTGAAGGTCTGACTAAAACCATAGATGGCAATACACTTTTAGACAATATCAGTTTTGTAATTGATAAAGGCGATAAGGTTGCACTTGTCGGGTCTAATGAACAAGCAAAGACCGCGCTATTCAAGATTTTAATGGGTGAACTTGTCCAAGATAGTGGTGAATTTAAATGGGGTGTTACAACATCTCAAGCTTACTTTCCTAAGGACAACACAGCTTTCTTTAACAAGGTAGAGTTAAATCTAATCGATTGGCTACGCCAGTTTTCTGCGGAAAAAGCAGAAAACTTCATAAGAGGCTATTTGGGTAGTATGTTGTTTTCTGGGGAAGAATCTTTAAAAAAGGCCAATGTTCTGTCTGGTGGGGAAAGAGTTCGTTGTATGCTCTCCAAGATGATGTTAAGTAATGCAAATTTTCTCTTATTAGATGAACCGACCAACCACCTAGATCTTGAGTCCATCACATCACTCAATGATGGACTGATCAACTTCACTGGAACAATAATTTTTTCATCCCATGACCATGAATTTGTACAAACCATCGCAAACCGGATCATAGAAATCACGTCAGATGGCATAATAGATAAAAAAATGACATACGATGAATACCTGGAGTATCAATCCACTTCTGTGGTGAAAATGTAA
- a CDS encoding IS256 family transposase yields the protein MAQKKLIDKQLIRELMKEGELKDVKDIQSLLKAQFKDIMQEMLEAELDHELGYSKYDYKNKDTTNSRNGIRSKKVRSDYGEMEIDIPRDRNGDFEPVIIKKNQRDVSSIDDQVISMYAKGMTVRDIQDHLHNLYGIDVSPTMISQITEKILPVIKEWQQRPLQEVYAHLIMDAIHYKVRQDGKIVNKAVYIILGIDLDGKKDVVGMWVGENETSKFWLKVLTDLQHRGVKDVLIVSIDGLNGFKEAIQAVYPDTRIQRCIVHMIRNSTKYLSWKDRKAFVNDLKPIYKAINEDSALNALQDLEDKWGEKYYIAVKPWKDNWDEVATMFEYPAEIRRMIYTTNAIESFNRQLRKVTKSKSVFPTDDALLKMLYLAMIDITKKWTMRTRDWGKIINQLAIHFEGRI from the coding sequence ATGGCCCAGAAAAAACTCATCGACAAACAACTGATCCGCGAACTCATGAAAGAAGGCGAGCTTAAGGATGTCAAAGACATCCAGTCCCTACTAAAAGCACAATTCAAAGACATCATGCAAGAAATGCTGGAAGCTGAACTGGATCATGAACTCGGATATAGCAAGTATGACTATAAGAACAAGGATACTACAAACAGCCGTAACGGCATTCGTTCTAAAAAGGTTCGTTCCGATTATGGAGAAATGGAAATTGACATACCTAGAGACCGTAATGGGGATTTTGAACCTGTAATCATTAAGAAAAACCAACGTGATGTTTCAAGTATTGATGACCAGGTCATAAGCATGTATGCCAAAGGGATGACTGTCAGAGACATTCAGGATCATCTACATAACCTTTACGGAATTGATGTATCACCAACCATGATTTCACAGATTACTGAGAAAATATTACCTGTAATAAAGGAATGGCAGCAACGCCCACTACAAGAGGTTTATGCCCACCTAATCATGGATGCCATCCACTACAAAGTCCGTCAGGATGGAAAGATAGTCAACAAAGCAGTCTACATCATACTAGGTATTGATTTGGACGGTAAAAAGGACGTTGTAGGTATGTGGGTCGGAGAAAATGAGACCAGTAAATTTTGGCTTAAAGTGTTAACTGATTTGCAGCATCGTGGTGTTAAGGATGTGCTGATAGTGTCTATCGATGGACTGAATGGCTTTAAAGAAGCAATACAGGCTGTTTATCCAGACACCAGAATTCAGCGGTGCATCGTTCATATGATTCGCAATTCAACGAAATACCTGTCCTGGAAGGACCGTAAAGCATTCGTCAATGATCTTAAACCAATCTACAAAGCAATCAACGAAGATTCCGCTTTGAACGCTCTACAAGATTTAGAAGACAAGTGGGGCGAGAAGTATTATATCGCGGTAAAACCTTGGAAAGACAACTGGGATGAAGTAGCAACAATGTTCGAGTATCCGGCTGAAATCAGAAGGATGATATACACAACAAACGCCATCGAAAGCTTTAACCGCCAGCTACGCAAAGTCACGAAATCCAAGAGTGTGTTTCCAACCGATGATGCCCTGTTGAAAATGCTGTATCTGGCAATGATTGATATAACCAAGAAATGGACTATGAGGACTCGGGACTGGGGTAAAATTATTAATCAGCTAGCAATTCACTTCGAGGGACGTATTTGA
- a CDS encoding IS3 family transposase, which yields MRQEPSYLTVDYYHELDYPVRTICEELGIARSAYYKHKNRVKPEKEKQDELLCTLILEYHATYDGILGYRRMTMFINRLNQTSYSEGYIHRLMSYLGITARIRRKKVNRKRVKPDYVKENILARDFASEKPNEKWLTDVTEFSIPGDGKKLYLSPIMDLYDNSIVEYELSFKNNNQLVFKMFDRAVLNNPEAKPIFHSDRGFQYTNNNFRSKIDDANMQQSMSRIGKCIDNGPMEGFFGTLKTEIFYGKKFSSMEDLIHKVKNYITFYNDKRFQKRLKCLTPRGCKIIGVNS from the coding sequence GTGAGACAAGAACCAAGTTACCTTACAGTGGATTATTATCATGAGCTGGACTACCCAGTAAGGACAATCTGTGAAGAGCTTGGTATAGCTAGAAGCGCTTACTATAAGCATAAGAACAGAGTCAAACCCGAAAAGGAAAAGCAGGATGAACTACTCTGTACACTTATTCTAGAATATCATGCTACCTACGACGGCATATTGGGTTATAGACGTATGACAATGTTTATCAATAGGCTTAATCAGACATCCTATTCGGAAGGATATATTCATCGTCTGATGTCGTATCTTGGAATTACTGCAAGGATCCGGAGAAAGAAAGTCAACCGCAAAAGAGTCAAACCTGATTACGTCAAAGAGAACATTCTCGCCAGAGACTTCGCGTCAGAAAAGCCTAATGAGAAATGGCTGACGGATGTCACAGAATTCTCGATTCCTGGTGATGGCAAAAAGCTATATCTCAGTCCAATAATGGATCTTTATGATAACAGCATAGTGGAGTATGAACTGTCTTTCAAAAACAACAATCAACTGGTATTCAAGATGTTTGATAGAGCGGTATTAAATAATCCAGAAGCTAAGCCAATATTTCATAGCGACAGGGGGTTTCAATATACCAACAATAATTTCAGAAGCAAGATTGATGACGCCAATATGCAGCAAAGCATGTCGCGCATTGGTAAGTGTATTGATAATGGTCCAATGGAGGGCTTCTTCGGTACATTAAAAACAGAGATATTTTATGGAAAGAAATTCAGTTCCATGGAAGATTTGATTCATAAAGTCAAGAATTACATAACGTTCTACAATGATAAAAGGTTTCAGAAACGACTGAAGTGCTTGACTCCGAGAGGGTGTAAAATAATTGGTGTAAACTCCTGA
- a CDS encoding transposase → MGRICKYSKEEKIKACQDYNSDKGSFSSIADSIGTDPSVVREWYLRYNEHGEEAFNHSPANQSYSKEFKQSIVNLYCSGEYSLADLGAKYKISTWTIRRWMKKHYNSVEQKDYLPKPEVYTMISKKTTFEERLVIVKWVIDNDMNYKEAASIYAVKYSLVYSWVQKYLKDGVSGLEHKKRGPKPKSKLDESSMSETEKLKYELEREKALRKKAEFRLELLKKKEEIEKKLRSRK, encoded by the coding sequence ATGGGAAGAATATGCAAGTACAGCAAAGAGGAAAAAATTAAGGCATGCCAAGATTATAACAGCGACAAAGGTAGCTTTAGTAGCATTGCAGACAGCATCGGCACAGATCCGTCGGTCGTACGCGAATGGTATCTTCGATATAATGAACACGGAGAAGAAGCATTCAATCATTCTCCTGCAAACCAGTCCTATTCTAAGGAGTTCAAGCAATCGATTGTCAATTTGTACTGTTCAGGTGAATATTCATTAGCTGATTTAGGTGCCAAATATAAAATTTCTACTTGGACAATACGTCGGTGGATGAAAAAGCATTATAATAGTGTAGAACAAAAAGATTATTTACCCAAACCGGAGGTCTACACCATGATATCCAAGAAAACAACATTTGAAGAGAGATTGGTAATCGTCAAATGGGTTATTGACAATGACATGAACTATAAGGAAGCTGCCAGCATATATGCAGTCAAATACTCTCTTGTCTACAGTTGGGTCCAGAAGTATCTGAAAGATGGTGTGAGTGGACTTGAGCATAAGAAACGTGGACCTAAGCCTAAAAGTAAATTGGATGAAAGTAGCATGAGTGAGACTGAGAAACTGAAATATGAGTTGGAGCGAGAAAAAGCACTGAGGAAAAAGGCGGAATTCAGACTCGAGCTTCTTAAAAAAAAAGAGGAAATCGAAAAGAAGCTTCGCTCTCGAAAGTGA
- a CDS encoding LuxR family transcriptional regulator, translating into MAYTNLKKSHLNKQHNLSIIVFSLFSAWVLSFPFEGQVLHTLVEQYSMDSSKMILGAITAHMLGLFSCGFFILNIAAAKKVILYSTFICIVGSIAFFFPLMNLLPFLLWVLSFVAGWFVAAWGYFFKNATPSGKRIKTAADVLIYSNILMIIVNATSVLLSAYFGLALSITILLGAIYFASKLDCSIMNNGPACPIAQYEFPSKPLFFLCLFISVITINSGLMYQVINPAFAYLEMLVSWYWAVPYITAILIIRNLPEKANRNYLLFVGISMIGLAFLFFMMLDRLPISYLIVDTLMLGACGIFDLFWWSILGEMLELNRNPAKIFGIGLSANVLGVLIGGLIGYGIYRMDPNTSNPTIIALAVVFIVLILLPLLNDNLSKILSDHAYLTKLTVMPKPERGNQFISIFERYELTGREREIVLLLLKGRTYKMIASELFLSENTIKTHLKNVYSKLQVKNKSELINLFYSGI; encoded by the coding sequence ATGGCATATACTAATTTAAAAAAATCTCACTTGAATAAGCAGCACAACCTGTCGATAATCGTATTTTCGTTGTTTTCTGCCTGGGTATTGTCATTTCCTTTCGAAGGACAAGTTTTACATACTTTGGTAGAGCAATACTCAATGGATTCTAGCAAGATGATTCTAGGAGCAATTACAGCTCATATGCTGGGCCTTTTTTCTTGTGGGTTCTTTATACTCAATATAGCAGCTGCAAAGAAAGTGATCTTATATTCTACCTTTATTTGCATAGTTGGAAGCATTGCTTTTTTCTTTCCTCTTATGAATCTTCTCCCGTTTTTACTTTGGGTGCTTTCCTTTGTGGCGGGCTGGTTTGTAGCTGCGTGGGGGTATTTTTTTAAAAACGCAACCCCTTCAGGAAAACGAATTAAAACTGCGGCGGATGTATTGATTTATTCTAATATTTTAATGATAATTGTTAATGCAACGTCTGTATTACTTTCTGCATATTTCGGACTTGCACTATCCATTACCATTCTATTAGGGGCTATATATTTTGCCTCTAAACTAGACTGTAGTATAATGAACAACGGCCCAGCCTGTCCTATCGCACAATATGAATTTCCATCAAAACCGCTTTTTTTCCTTTGCTTGTTCATTTCTGTTATCACCATTAATTCAGGCCTTATGTATCAGGTAATAAATCCTGCCTTTGCATATCTCGAAATGCTTGTAAGCTGGTATTGGGCAGTACCCTATATTACAGCGATTCTTATTATCCGCAATCTTCCAGAAAAAGCAAACCGAAACTATTTATTGTTTGTCGGTATTTCCATGATTGGGCTAGCTTTCCTATTCTTTATGATGCTTGATAGATTACCAATTAGTTATTTAATTGTTGATACATTGATGCTTGGAGCCTGCGGGATATTTGATCTTTTTTGGTGGAGCATACTTGGTGAAATGCTAGAATTAAACCGTAATCCAGCAAAAATATTTGGTATCGGACTGTCAGCCAATGTACTGGGCGTTCTAATCGGAGGTTTAATTGGTTATGGCATTTATAGAATGGATCCCAATACATCGAATCCTACAATCATTGCTTTGGCTGTCGTTTTTATTGTATTAATTTTATTACCCCTTCTAAACGACAATTTATCCAAAATATTGTCAGATCATGCGTATTTAACAAAGCTTACTGTTATGCCAAAACCAGAGCGGGGGAATCAATTTATCAGCATTTTTGAGAGATACGAACTCACAGGGCGCGAAAGAGAGATTGTTCTTCTGCTTTTAAAAGGACGAACCTACAAAATGATTGCTAGTGAACTTTTTCTTAGTGAAAACACAATCAAAACACATTTGAAAAATGTCTATTCAAAATTGCAAGTAAAAAATAAATCGGAATTGATTAATTTGTTTTATTCAGGAATCTAG
- a CDS encoding S-layer homology domain-containing protein, with the protein MKIIIRKILSLMLTVFLLFGFVPTTLAVTDSNVCEIGEIGYLSLNEALAAASDSETTTIKILQDISLSTGIIITKDIIIDLNDNNIAISVATGKALQADGGSLNLMGNGELNISSSAADSCVYANNGGTIEVTSVTHAKNSSGYSIYAENSGSVITVAGDVFGDAPAYAYDSGVIVIQGNVSGLYGISASRNGSITVDGDVTSTTTNTSTYAVNASYGANVTVNGTVKGSAGALSTGYTTTRSSVMIGGDVIALYGIGVNVNVSDMTVLGDVFSYNSYGTYVDSYWQYDTASLSVGGNVFGYQMGVYAASSTGSFSTVQVGGNVAASSDSGSGVYATNNSKVTIDGGIATVPAPDATYIYLYTNGSKVKKTPDDYESTSSKEGYTEYKANSAYVWAKTLTLPNICEITETQTAYPLLASAIYEGDAQTIKLFGDLDYYYPVSIVNKDITIDLDGQSLTFRPTRSDLTVEQGSLNYINGEELNVVCYPSEMSLGVHSEDSEIRVNNVEGPVEVATSQDTNSSSLTIMGDLEVSSDMVSARANANGDIKIYGDYTAIQGPMVFEGTITVDGAMSIQTEDRFVYIGSSNNWITVSQFTVPTTKDGYTTYTGTGGTLWVKDSNIAPSLVAGEVTRTSDEDATVKFTSDKAGDYFFDVVDSGDDEPAIDTTVAGSSCDTLEQTIALDSLTPGAKDIYIVVKDSANNISDMLKIMIPEYIALQPGTIQFISSSWEVEEGYSGSGKVERIGGTNGIVTVDYYTTNGTAIAGTNYMATSGTLTWADGENGEKSFPCTIYGDNIYNGYLDFTYTLYNPTGGATLGTQKLLPITISDDENPPIPTGLKATAGNGKVTLTWDSVNSAFYKLYYSTSSGVFSDENSIVVYDKTTTTIDKLQNRTTYYFAIKAGHSSYSSPLSDEVTAIPFSSRTSSATENEGKSIRVITYDGGTSVNGILTITNNGVQVDIAGDDFGKMGETNQTVIINAGKAIVSFDKDATDYICSKAESSKIRLIISEVAPSTLSDKAQVLIGDRPVYDFTLMAGEAQISALHGFANIRIPYTLKLNENAEALIVYYINDHGSLSHTRGVYNRETGTVDLTVRHFSRYAISYNEVSFDDVTDGAWYFDPVTFCAARGITVGTGNHLFNANNTLTRGQFIVMLMHAYDIEVNEDLTDNFDDAGDTYYTSFLATAKQLGISKGIGDNLYAPNAEITRQDMFTLLYNALQVLDELPAEKSGGVLENFSDAGTIADYAKDPIQTFVAAGIVSGNEGKLTPTNSATRAQMAQVLYNLLSDFSN; encoded by the coding sequence ATGAAAATAATTATTAGAAAAATTCTATCATTGATGCTAACGGTATTTTTATTATTTGGCTTCGTGCCGACAACACTGGCTGTTACAGATAGCAATGTCTGCGAGATTGGTGAAATTGGTTACTTAAGCCTTAATGAAGCGCTTGCTGCAGCATCAGACTCTGAGACTACTACCATAAAGATTCTACAAGACATCAGTCTAAGCACAGGAATTATTATTACGAAGGATATAATTATCGATCTGAATGATAATAATATTGCCATTTCAGTTGCCACAGGCAAAGCTCTTCAGGCGGATGGTGGAAGTCTTAATCTTATGGGAAATGGTGAACTAAATATCTCGTCATCTGCTGCAGATTCTTGTGTCTATGCTAATAATGGGGGGACAATCGAGGTCACCAGCGTTACCCATGCAAAAAACAGTAGCGGTTACAGCATTTATGCCGAAAATTCCGGGTCTGTGATCACGGTTGCAGGTGATGTTTTTGGCGATGCCCCTGCTTATGCTTACGATAGTGGTGTTATCGTCATTCAAGGAAACGTAAGTGGTCTATATGGAATAAGCGCATCTCGTAATGGTTCAATTACTGTCGATGGAGATGTTACTTCCACAACAACAAATACGAGTACATATGCTGTCAATGCATCTTATGGCGCAAACGTGACGGTAAATGGTACTGTAAAGGGTTCCGCTGGTGCTTTATCTACAGGATATACCACCACAAGAAGCAGTGTCATGATAGGCGGTGATGTTATCGCCTTATATGGTATTGGGGTTAATGTTAATGTTAGCGACATGACTGTTCTAGGTGATGTTTTTTCATATAATTCATATGGGACATATGTCGACAGTTATTGGCAATATGACACAGCCTCTTTAAGCGTTGGAGGCAATGTTTTTGGCTATCAAATGGGCGTTTATGCGGCTTCTTCAACAGGAAGTTTTTCTACGGTTCAAGTTGGCGGAAATGTAGCGGCCTCTTCCGATAGCGGAAGTGGTGTATATGCCACGAATAACAGCAAAGTAACGATTGACGGGGGAATCGCAACAGTACCAGCTCCCGATGCTACGTATATCTACTTGTATACCAACGGTTCAAAAGTAAAAAAAACCCCCGATGATTATGAATCCACCTCATCAAAAGAAGGCTATACGGAATATAAAGCAAACAGCGCATATGTGTGGGCAAAGACGCTCACGCTCCCCAATATATGTGAGATCACTGAAACTCAAACGGCATACCCCCTTTTAGCCTCAGCAATATATGAGGGTGATGCACAGACCATAAAGCTTTTTGGAGACTTGGATTACTATTATCCAGTTTCCATCGTTAACAAAGATATTACTATTGACCTTGATGGTCAAAGCCTCACTTTCCGCCCTACACGATCAGACTTGACTGTTGAACAAGGTTCTCTCAATTATATAAACGGAGAAGAACTGAACGTCGTTTGCTACCCCAGTGAAATGTCTTTAGGCGTACATTCTGAAGATTCAGAAATAAGAGTCAATAATGTTGAGGGGCCGGTTGAAGTTGCTACATCACAGGATACTAATAGCAGCAGCCTTACCATCATGGGTGACCTCGAGGTATCCAGCGATATGGTGTCTGCACGAGCCAATGCAAACGGCGATATTAAAATATATGGTGATTATACAGCAATACAGGGTCCAATGGTTTTTGAAGGCACAATAACTGTAGATGGTGCTATGAGCATTCAAACTGAAGATCGATTTGTATATATTGGTTCTTCAAACAACTGGATAACAGTCAGCCAGTTTACCGTTCCCACTACCAAGGATGGTTATACTACTTACACAGGCACTGGAGGTACATTATGGGTCAAGGATTCAAACATTGCTCCATCGCTCGTCGCTGGCGAGGTTACCCGCACAAGTGACGAAGATGCAACGGTTAAATTTACTTCAGATAAAGCAGGGGACTACTTCTTTGATGTCGTCGATAGTGGAGATGACGAACCTGCAATTGACACAACTGTTGCCGGTAGTTCTTGCGACACGTTAGAACAAACAATTGCCTTAGATTCCCTTACACCAGGAGCAAAAGATATTTATATTGTGGTGAAGGATTCTGCCAATAATATCAGCGATATGTTAAAAATTATGATCCCCGAATACATTGCACTGCAACCGGGCACAATTCAATTTATCTCAAGCAGTTGGGAAGTTGAAGAAGGGTATAGCGGTTCAGGGAAAGTAGAGCGTATTGGAGGTACCAACGGAATTGTCACAGTTGATTATTACACAACGAACGGAACTGCGATAGCTGGCACGAATTACATGGCGACTAGTGGTACCTTAACATGGGCAGATGGGGAAAATGGTGAAAAATCGTTTCCTTGCACAATTTATGGTGACAATATATATAACGGATATCTTGATTTCACCTATACTCTGTATAATCCCACGGGGGGCGCCACATTAGGTACGCAGAAATTGCTACCCATCACAATCAGTGACGACGAAAACCCACCGATACCAACAGGCCTCAAAGCAACAGCTGGTAACGGAAAGGTAACACTAACATGGGATAGCGTAAACAGCGCATTTTACAAACTGTATTACTCCACAAGCTCTGGTGTGTTTTCAGATGAAAATAGTATAGTTGTATATGATAAGACGACCACTACAATAGACAAACTGCAAAATCGTACAACCTATTATTTCGCAATAAAAGCCGGACATAGCTCCTATAGCAGCCCCTTGTCGGATGAAGTGACAGCAATACCCTTCTCAAGCAGAACATCAAGTGCGACCGAAAATGAAGGTAAGTCAATAAGAGTAATCACATACGACGGCGGCACATCTGTGAACGGAATTTTAACAATTACGAATAATGGAGTTCAAGTCGATATTGCCGGAGATGATTTTGGTAAGATGGGAGAAACAAACCAAACCGTCATCATTAATGCTGGAAAAGCAATTGTCTCCTTTGATAAAGATGCCACAGACTATATTTGTAGCAAGGCAGAATCAAGTAAGATAAGACTCATAATATCCGAAGTGGCTCCATCGACACTTTCAGACAAGGCTCAAGTGTTAATCGGCGACCGACCTGTATATGACTTTACCTTAATGGCTGGAGAAGCCCAAATTTCAGCATTGCACGGTTTTGCAAATATCAGGATTCCCTACACCCTAAAGTTGAATGAAAATGCGGAGGCGCTAATCGTTTACTATATTAACGACCATGGTTCACTGTCCCATACCAGAGGAGTATATAATAGGGAGACAGGTACAGTTGACCTCACCGTGCGACATTTTTCCCGATATGCTATTAGCTACAATGAAGTGAGTTTTGATGACGTAACGGATGGTGCATGGTATTTTGATCCAGTTACATTCTGTGCCGCACGTGGAATTACTGTAGGCACCGGAAATCATTTATTCAATGCCAACAATACGTTAACACGAGGACAGTTCATTGTGATGTTAATGCATGCTTACGATATTGAAGTTAACGAAGACCTAACGGATAATTTTGATGATGCGGGAGACACATATTATACTAGTTTTCTAGCGACAGCAAAACAACTCGGGATATCCAAGGGCATTGGTGACAATTTGTATGCACCCAATGCGGAGATAACAAGGCAGGATATGTTCACGCTCCTTTATAACGCACTACAAGTGTTAGATGAACTACCAGCAGAAAAATCTGGAGGTGTTCTTGAAAACTTCAGCGATGCGGGAACGATTGCAGACTATGCAAAAGATCCAATACAGACTTTCGTCGCGGCGGGTATCGTATCAGGTAATGAAGGGAAATTGACTCCTACTAATAGCGCAACACGTGCACAGATGGCGCAAGTACTCTACAATCTACTTTCTGACTTTAGTAACTAA
- a CDS encoding VOC family protein, whose product MTVGAYVKFNGNCREALNYYANLFKTEPDIMSFAEMPPDPKFPIPEEMKDLVMHGSFSAYGSLIMVSDAMPGQEHTIGDNISLIVTWHDPKELKRVFEILSKDGTVLMPLEKTFWSVLFGIVRDQFGIEWQFDYDAE is encoded by the coding sequence ATGACAGTAGGTGCGTATGTTAAGTTTAATGGTAATTGCCGCGAGGCACTGAATTATTATGCCAACCTGTTCAAAACAGAACCCGATATTATGTCATTCGCTGAAATGCCACCAGACCCAAAGTTTCCCATTCCCGAGGAGATGAAAGACCTAGTAATGCATGGGAGCTTCTCTGCTTACGGCAGTCTCATCATGGTGTCGGATGCTATGCCAGGCCAAGAGCATACCATAGGAGACAATATTAGTTTAATCGTAACGTGGCATGATCCCAAAGAATTAAAGCGTGTATTTGAGATTTTGAGCAAGGATGGTACAGTGCTTATGCCTCTTGAGAAAACCTTCTGGTCGGTACTCTTTGGAATCGTTCGAGACCAATTTGGCATCGAATGGCAATTCGACTATGACGCCGAGTAA